The Antennarius striatus isolate MH-2024 chromosome 11, ASM4005453v1, whole genome shotgun sequence genome window below encodes:
- the kif11 gene encoding kinesin-like protein KIF11 isoform X4, which translates to MASHQAGGAKREEKGRNIQVVVRCRPFNTMERKSSYGVIDCDANRKEVIVRTGGPNDKASRKTYTFDMVFGPAAKQIEVYRSVVCPILDEVIMGYNCTVFAYGQTGTGKTFTMEGERSPNEQFTWEEDPLAGIIPRTLHQIFEKLSDNGTEFSVKVSLLEIYNEELFDLLSPSDDVSERLLLFDDPRNKRGVVVKGLEEVTVHNKDEVYQILERGAAKRRTASTLMNAYSSRSHSVFSVTIHMKETTLDGEELVKIGKLNLVDLAGSENIGRSGAVDKRAREAGNINQSLLTLGRVITALVEKRPHVPYRESKLTRILQDSLGGRTKTSIIATVSPSSSNVEETLSTLEYASRAKNIMNKPEVNQKLTKRTLIKEYTEEIERLKRDLAATRDKNGVYVSAENYETMMGQISSQEALASEYTERIAELEEELKKLMELFTDSKTKLDQCSVDLEENLQRLEETNQDLRQTKEKLSQEEFISAELGSIQETLHSTAGQLLHTADASTSDVSGLHDKLDRKRKVEQHNRASQQSFAQQMDGAFCALQRCVQQQAARHGGVLSGYSKAVDGLLTMNQAALEGGLSSVRSLMGGVSQLVADGVRRCQAKVQQQEVMHQQDKEKLLLLLEEHKQEMEEALTAQTLEGLSAVREIGDGLQAAAERQRDLANQVEAMKEVGVAFRRLGEELGVLRDAAVQNVIAMQTQRQQLEAEIRRAQERHQEGMRRTIQCLQDQLQLQSLETQQDYAALGSASRSLEEPLQVLQENISSGCAALERRSSAHADLLSSSCSSLASSLHLNVTESQQMLKELMGRCSRLQTSVCGLVERDLQWSSRTQEEVETQTQARLSLTGNVQSEAQNLQQDVETLGAERLLTAEEQLAAQQEAAQRVLLELQNQTRLDRTALDQQGAEIQDQVETSRHLVHRFLQEELQQDLPTGATPPRRDFVYPKQLMKLKSRPELLENLRRQQEELRAAIQEEEEEEEDLEEDKHSQDSLEEELSTYNESLATEPSFIDENLVFNESNRRPFFKKKGNRKEQKNQPRPKVLENDSTPPKSRLPLRCQN; encoded by the exons ATGGCGTCACATCAGGCCGGCGGAGCTAAACGGGAAGAAAAGGGGAGAAACATCCAGGTGGTCGTCAGATGCAG ACCCTTCAACACGATGGAACGCAAGTCCTCCTACGGCGTCATCGATTGCGACGCCAACCGGAAGGAGGTGATCGTGAGGACGGGGGGCCCCAACGACAAGGCGTCCAGAAAGACCTATACTTTCGACATG GTGTTCGGACCTGCCGCCAAACAGATTGAGGTCTACAGGAGCGTCGTTTGCCCCATCCTGGATGAGGTCATCATGGGATACAACTGCACCGTTTTTGC ATATGGACAAACGGGAACGGGGAAGACCTTCACCATGGAGGGAGAGCGGAGCCCCAACGAGCAGTTCACCTGGGAGGAG GACCCGCTGGCCGGGATCATCCCCAGAACGCTGCACCAGATCTTCGAGAAGCTCTCCGACAACGGGACCGAGTTCTCCGTCAAGGTGTCGCTGCTGGAGATCTACAACGAGGAGCTGTTCGACCTCCTGAGCCCCAGCGACGACGTCAGCGAGAGGCTCCTCCTCTTCGACGACCCGCGCAACAAG CGTGGCGTGGTGGTCAAAGGCCTGGAGGAGGTGACGGTTCACAACAAGGATGAAGTTTACCAGATCCTGGAAAGAGGAGCCGCCAAGAGGAGGACGGCCTCCACGCTCATGAACGCCTACTCCAg CCGCTCGCACTCGGTTTTCTCCGTCACCATCCACATGAAGGAGACAACTCTGGACGGAGAGGAGCTGGTGAAGATCGGGAAACTCAATCTG GTGGACCTCGCCGGCAGCGAGAACATCGGGCGTTCAGGCGCCGTGGACAAACGCGCCCGTGAGGCGGGAAACATCAACCAGTCTCTGCTGACGCTGGGCAGAGTGATCACCGCCCTGGTGGAGAAGAGGCCCCACGTCCCCTACAG AGAGTCAAAACTGACCCGGATCCTTCAGGACTCGCTGGGCGGGCGGACGAAAACCTCCATCATCGCCACCGTCTCGCCTTCGTCCAGCAACGTGGAG GAGACCCTGAGCACCCTGGAGTACGCCAGCAGAGCCAAGAACATCATGAACAAACCTGAGGTCAACCAGAAGCTCACCAAGAGGACGCTCATCAAG GAATACACGGAGGAGATCGAACGTCTCAAACGCGACCTGGCCGCCACCCGGGACAAGAACGGCGTTTACGTGTCGGCAGAAAACTACGA GACCATGATGGGTCAGATCAGCTCCCAGGAGGCGCTGGCGTCCGAGTACACGGAGCGGATCGccgagctggaggaggagcttaAGAAA ctGATGGAGTTGTTCACCGACAGCAAAACCAAACTGGACCAGTGCTCCGTGGACCTGGAGGAGAACCTGCAGAG GCTGGAGGAGACCAACCAGGACCTCCGGCAGACCAAAGAGAAGCTGAGCCAGGAGGAGTTCATCAGCGCCGAGCTCGGCTCCATCCAGGAGACGCTGCACAGCACGGCGGGGCAG CTGCTGCACACGGCGGACGCCAGCACCAGCGACGTGTCGGGTCTCCACGACAAGCTGGACCGGAAGAGAAAG GTGGAGCAGCACAACCGGGCGAGTCAGCAGAGCTTCGCTCAGCAGATGGACGGGGCGTTCTGCGCCCTGCAGCGCTGCGTCCAGCAGCAGGCGGCCCGACACGGCGGCGTGCTGAGCGGCTACTCGAAGGCCGTCG ACGGTTTGCTAACGATGAACCAGGCGGCGCTGGAGGGTGGGCTGAGCAGCGTGCGATCCCTGATGGGCGGAGTCAGCCAGCTGGTGGCGGATGGCGTCCGCCGCTGTCAGGCGAAGGtgcagcaacaggaagtgatgcatcAGCAGGACAaggagaagctgctgctgctgctg GAGGAGCATAAACAAGAAATGGAGGAGGCGCTCACGGCGCAGACGCTGGAGGGTCTGTCCGCCGTCCGGGAGATCGGAGACGGGCTGCAGGCGGCGGCGGAGCGGCAGCGGGATCTGGCCAATCAGGTGGAGGCGATGAaggaggtgggcgtggcctttCGCAGGCTGGGCGAGGAGCTGGGCGTCCTCCGGGACGCCGCCGTGCAGAACGTGATCGCCATGCAGACGCAGCGCCAGCAGCTGGAGGCGGAGATCCGACGGGCGCAGGAGAGACACCAGGAG ggCATGAGGCGGACCATCCAGTGCCTGCAGGACCAGCTGCAGCTCCAGTCCCTGGAGACGCAGCAGGACTACGCCGCTttaggctccgcctccaggtCCCTGGAGGAACCCCTGCAGGTcctgcaggagaacatcagCAG CGGCTGCGCGGCGTTGGAGCGCCGGAGCTCCGCCCACGCcgacctcctctcctcctcctgctcctctctggCCTCCTCGCTGCACCTGAACGTCACCGAGAGCCAGCAGATGCTGAAGGAGCTGATGGGCCGCTGCTCCCGCCTCCAGACCTCCGTCTGCG GTCTGGTGGAGCGGGATCTCCAGTGGAGCTCCAGAACCCAGGAAGAGGTGGAGACGCAAACCCAGGCCCGCCTGTCGCTGACGGGGAACGTCCAATCAGAAGCTCAGAACCTCCAGCAG GATGTGGAGACGCTCGGCGCCGAACGTCTCCTCACGGCCGAGGAGCAGCTGGCGGCTCAGCAGGAGGCGGCGCAGCGGGTTCTCCTGGAGCTGCAGAACCAGACCCGCCTGGACCGGACCGCCCTGGACCAGCAGGGGGCCGAgatccaggaccaggtggagacGAGCCGACATCTGGTTCACCGcttcctgcaggaggagctgcagcaggaccTCCCCACCG GTGCCACGCCTCCGCGTCGGGATTTCGTGTATCCCAAGcagctgatgaagctgaagagTCGCCCCGAGCTGCTGGAGAACCTGAGGagacagcaggaggagctgagggccgccatccaggaggaggaggaggaggaggaagatctgGAGGAGGACAAGCACAGCCAG GATtctctggaggaggagctgagcaCCTACAACGAAAGTTTAGCAACCGAACCGTCCTTCATCGACGAGAACCTCGTCTTCAACGAGAGCAACCGCCGTCCGTTCTTCAAG AAAAAGGGCAACAGGAAGGAGCAGAAGAACCAGCCCCGCCCCAAAGTATTGGAGAACGATTCGACGCCCCCGAAGTCCAGGCTGCCCCTCCGCTGCCAGAactaa